Proteins encoded in a region of the Poecilia reticulata strain Guanapo linkage group LG14, Guppy_female_1.0+MT, whole genome shotgun sequence genome:
- the nlrc3l1 gene encoding protein NLRC3, which produces MMAESMLSDNSSIGDAASGREDVESIEDDDLYYIPERRPSLDLGPSPMDTSQWHFVDQALAPAQSYENLTSEDEGVADQEEGPSTSVRLERTDSFSSCYSVDSNDCEKIIPKEKSKEEVKEPSNQLELIQEPEEIKHPSLTLQFTFKALCETLKKLPDDDFRMFKWKLWTHYPQKFSASQSMDIVDLVDRLLESFTCEMSVQITRTILVSISKKNVAEHLRKLYIKNQIRHELCELMIQKYSEVSITEGQTMPLDDIYVDVNTFSRSDNGPNIEHEVLQITKAYTKKKPGEPLPLAETLSQEWITKTFARQVYLYGLAGSGKSMFVKKLALDWARGLSHQHFSFVYVITIREMMNEYLDLGTKTSLMDIVNKLYPMAKRIKSEGLRYEDYEALFIFDGLDEYPDELNFMRTEIHSDASSPITLRILLVNLLRGRFLSRCRFVITSRYHADRCAPWDGHYDEIEMGSFSDENKDEYFRKRFKDPNQAAKVIEHVKSLKTLHIMCYLPLFCMLLADEYQRVFRESPEEKLPTNITYMYTKLLLKLVHIRRTRKPDFSPVEEQKLLMDLGKFAFTLLENGQFHLKRSKCPDFSHIEAVNRSGICMQYMTNPLVLCHEDVVCFLHPTMQEYMAALYAYLSFRNQDKNIFDQSVKSKLRLSHKGHRIMELYKAAVEKSLQCPDGKLDLFLRFLFGMGCKTNQELLLPFHKPAAKVLDLAKDCAALIKKNQGSQHPDRSKNLKCCQEELEM; this is translated from the exons ATGATGGCTGAATCGATGTTGTCAGACAACTCTTCCATTGGGGATGCAGCGTCTGGTAGAGAAGATGTTGAATCCATTGAGGATGATGATCTTTACTACATTCCTGAGAGGAGACCATCTCTGGACCTTGGACCGTCTCCTATGGACACCAGTCAATG GCATTTTGTGGATCAGGCCTTGGCTCCGGCTCAGAGCTATGAAAATTTGACTAGTGAAGATGAAGGCGTGGCAGACCAGGAGGAGGGGCCCTCTACAAG cgTCCGGCTGGAAAGAACAGATTCATTTTCCAGCTGCTACTCCGTTGACAGCAACGACTGTGAAAAGATCATTCCTAA ggaaaaaagcaaagaggaaGTCAAAGAGCCCTCGAACCAGCTCGAATTAATCCAAGAGCCAGAGGAAATCAAGCATCCATCTTTGACCCTACAATTCACTTTTAAG GCTTTGTGTGAGACCCTGAAGAAGCTGCCTGATGATGATTTCAGGATGTTCAAGTGGAAGCTGTGGACTCATTACCCGCAGAAATTCAGCGCCTCTCAAAGCATGGACATCGTGGACCTCGTGGACCGACTGCTGGAGAGCTTCACCTGCGAAATGTCTGTGCAGATCACCAGAACCATTCTCGTCagcatcagtaaaaaaaatgttgctgaacaTCTGCGGAAGTTGTACATCAAAA atcaAATACGTCATGAATTGTGTGAATTGATGATACAGAAGTATAGCGAAGTGTCGATCACCGAAGGACAAACGATGCCACTGGATGACATCTACGTAGACGTCAATACTTTCTCACGTTCTGACAATGGCCCGAATATTGAACACGAGGTCTTGCAAATAACCAAGGCGTACACCAAGAAGAAGCCAGGCGAGCCGCTTCCGTTAGCAGAAACTCTCTCTCAGGAGTGGATAACCAAGACTTTTGCAAGGCAGGTGTATCTCTATGGACTGGCCGGATCGGGGAAGTCCATGTTTGTCAAAAAGCTTGCCCTTGACTGGGCTCGGGGGCTATCACACCAGCATTTCTCCTTTGTCTATGTCATAACAATCAGAGAGATGATGAACGAGTATTTAGATTTAGGAACCAAGACCTCTCTGATGGATATAGTGAACAAACTGTACCCGATGGCAAAGAGGATAAAATCAGAGGGCTTGAGGTATGAAGATTATGAAGCCTTATTCATCTTTGACGGTCTAGACGAGTACCCTGATGAGCTTAACTTTATGCGAACAGAGATTCACTCCGACGCCAGTTCTCCCATAACCTTGAGGATCCTCCTGGTCAACCTCCTCAGAGGCCGGTTTCTCAGCCGCTGCCGATTCGTGATAACGTCCCGGTATCATGCTGATCGCTGCGCCCCGTGGGATGGGCATTACGACGAGATCGAAATGGGTAGTTTCTCCGACGAAAACAAAGACGAGTATTTCAGGAAGAGGTTCAAGGACCCAAATCAGGCAGCCAAAGTCATCGAGCACGTCAAGTCACTGAAAACTCTCCATATCATGTGCTACCTGCCCTTGTTCTGCATGTTGTTGGCAGATGAGTACCAGCGGGTCTTCAGAGAGTCACCAGAAGAAAAACTCCCCACGAACATTACGTACATGTACACGAAGCTCCTGCTGAAGCTTGTTCACATTCGTAGAACAAGAAAGCCAGATTTCAGTCCAGTGGAAGAGCAGAAGTTGCTCATGGATCTTGGGAAATTTGCCTTTACCTTGCTGGAAAATGGTCAGTTTCATTTGAAAAGGTCGAAATGTCCTGACTTCTCTCACATAGAGGCAGTGAACAGAAGTGGCATTTGCATGCAGTACATGACGAATCCATTAGTCCTGTGCCACGAGGACGTGGTGTGTTTTCTCCACCCCACCATGCAGGAGTACATGGCTGCTCTCTATGCATATCTCTCCTTTAGGAACCAGgacaagaacatttttgatcAATCGGTGAAAAGCAAATTAAGATTGAGCCACAAGGGGCACAGAATAATGGAGCTGTACAAGGCAGCAGTGGAAAAAAGCCTGCAATGCCCAGATGGCAAACTGGACTTGTTCTTGCGTTTCCTCTTTGGGATGGGATGCAAAACCAACCAAGAACTTCTCCTGCCGTTTCACAAGCCCGCTGCGAAGGTCCTAGACTTGGCTAAAGATTGTGCCGCTCTCATCAAAAAGAACCAAGGATCTCAGCATCCAGATCGGAGTAAGAACTTGAAGTGTTGCCAGGAGGAGTTGGAGATGTGA
- the LOC103475764 gene encoding short transient receptor potential channel 2-like yields MENLTPEQWREIMNKKMRFPPELLNAIQEGKIELLCGLLRTGDGIIRQLDESEDRQWREALNLSIRLGNEDAMDALLQGVKFDFRQIHEALLVAVDTNQPKVVKRLLDRLDQEKGNKMDVRSFSQAIFDRSIDNSQFAPGVTPLTLACQKDLYKIVTMLTQKGHGIPWPHKISCACLECRNGRQYDLLKFSLSRINTYRGIASRAYLSVTSSDAMLSAFSLSRELRKLSQKEPEFKPEYLGLEQLCQEFAVELLGMCRNQSEVTTILNSCGDESQDALEQEAFEEGIPNLSRLRLAVNYNQKQFVAHPICQQVLSSIWCGNLAGWRGSRTAWKLLVSVGIFLTMPFLCLVYWIAPKSKAGKMIRIPVIKFLLHSASYLWFLITLLGESITMEMYRDKFASRQQNILHSSFHMVWVVGFFWYECKEVWIEGLRSYFLDWWNCLDMMVLSMYLASFALRVLIMLKGHFLCHEQSNSDECIYFTQTVRDDWRQEDPQLISEVLFAVTSMLSFTRLAYILPAHESLGTLQISIGKMIDDMMRFMFILMIIGTAFLCGINNVYVPYVISPHLGRFNETFNFLFWTMFGVANQDYVDMPQFVVAEFVGRILYGIFTLVIVIVLLNMLIAMITNSFQKIEDDADVEWKFARSKLYLSYFREGLTMPVPFNIIPSPKAVFYILRGGFKRLCCCCNFNSEQKYPPIASMSNDKGTEDNLPYRQQVIRALVQRYIESARREFEETKRKDIGNRITELNKAVSRMHLEMKAIQQLLMTDGHAANNALTTDXSSVLGKYINGAKNNFRGFNSRQDDKSTSLKVTVHQKEEGADDRKADSEARQDTAAQLDQVDESEEEELDKAADCEVVKMEEGRAKTELGDWKETEHAELVEVNKDDNGVKEDFSEGTGFIRVEEXVKVESIQGKEDKREGEIDPQVTENLXEVRPEHTESSKXSFETTDAKKMINKFNNMELKEKPDEAGWMKGKKYEGNVVERSRVTKGDEKTGNKKXIQSPTGSSGSNDTGFGSQEGEGSIDGTPVKP; encoded by the exons ATGGAAAACCTCACG CCAGAGCAATGGCGAGAGATCATGAACAAGAAGATGCGCTTCCCTCCGGAGCTGCTCAACGCCATCCAGGAGGGAAAAATAGAGCTGTTGTGTGGGCTGCTGAGGACTGGAGATGGCATCATTCGCCAGCTGGATGAGTCAGAGGACCGCCAGTGGAGGGAGGCTCTCAACCTCTCCATCCGCCTGGGCAATGAGGATGCCATGGATGCCCTTCTGCAGGGAGTCAAGTTTGACTTYCGGCAGATTCACGAGGCTCTGCTGGTGGCTGTGGACACAAACCAGCCCAAGGTGGTGAAGCGCCTGTTGGACCGCCTGGACCAGGAGAAAGGCAACAAGATGGACGTACGATCCTTCTCTCAAGCCATCTTCGACCGGTCCATTGACAACTCGCAGTTTGCCCCTGGTGTCACACCTCTGACCCTTGCCTGTCAGAAAGATCTTTATAAAATAGTCACCATGCTCACTCAGAAAGGCCACGGCATCCCCTGGCCTCATAAGATATCCTGCGCCTGTCTGGAGTGTCGCAACGGCCGGCAGTACGACCTGCTGAAGTTCTCCTTGTCTCGCATCAACACCTACCGTGGCATCGCCAGCCGGGCCTATCTGTCCGTCACCTCCAGCGACGCCATGCTCAGCGCCTTCAGCCTCAGCAGAGAGCTCCGCAAGTTGTCCCAAAAAGAGCCSGAATTTAAG CCTGAGTACCTGGGCCTGGAGCAGCTCTGTCAGGAGTTTGCCGTTGAATTACTGGGCATGTGCCGTAACCAGAGCGAAGTCACCACGATCCTTAACAGCTGTGGAGACGAGAGCCAGGACGCTTTGGAACAGGAGGCCTTTGAGGAGGGAATCCCCAACCTGTCACGGCTGAGGCTCGCAGTCAACTACAACCAGAAGCAG TTTGTGGCCCATCCGATCTGTCAGCAGGTTCTTTCTTCCATCTGGTGTGGAAACCTGGCAGGGTGGAGGGGCAGCAGGACGGCCTGGAAGCTCCTCGTCTCTGTTGGGATCTTCCTAACCATGCCTTTTCTTTGCCTCGTCTACTGGATAGCCCCAAAGTCGAAG gcGGGAAAAATGATTAGAATCCCTGTGATCAAGTTTCTGCTTCATTCTGCGTCGTACCTGTGGTTTCTCATCACGTTACTYGGAGAATCCATAACTATGGAGATGTATCGAGACAAATTTGCGTCCCGTCAGCAGAATATTCTGCACAGCTCGTTCCACATGGTGTGGGTGGTTG GATTCTTCTGGTACGAGTGTAAGGAAGTCTGGATTGAGGGCTTGCGAAGCTACTTCCTGGACTGGTGGAACTGCTTGGACATGATGGTGTTGAGCATGTACTTGGCATCCTTTGCCTTACGCGTGCTCATCATGCTCAAAGGTCACTTCCTGTGCCACGAGCAGAGCAACAGTGACGAGTGCATTTACTTTACTCAGACTG TCCGTGACGACTGGCGCCAGGAGGACCCTCAGCTCATCTCCGAGGTGCTGTTTGCAGTAACCAGCATGCTGAGCTTCACCCGGTTAGCCTACATCCTGCCAGCCCACGAGTCGCTGGGAACGCTGCAGATCTCCATAGGGAAGATGATTGACGACATGATGAG ATTCATGTTTATACTGATGATCATCGGGACGGCCTTCCTCTGTGGCATCAACAATGTCTACGTTCCTTATGTCATCTCTCCACATCTCGGCAG GTTTAACGAGACCTTCAACTTCTTGTTCTGGACCATGTTTGGTGTGGCCAACCAGGACTACGTGGACATGCCGCAGTTTGTTGTAGCGGAGTTTGTAGGAAGGATCCTGTACGGCATCTTCACCCTCGTTATCGTCATTGTCCTGCTCAACATGCTGATTGCCATGATTACGAACTCCTTTCAGAAGATAGAG GACGATGCAGACGTGGAGTGGAAATTTGCCCGGTCTAAACTGTACCTGAGCTACTTCAGAGAGGGCCTCACCATGCCTGTGCCTTTCAATATCATCCCTTCTCCCAAAGCTGTGTTTTACATCCTGAG GGGGGGTTTTAAACGTCTCTGCTGTTGCTGCAACTTTAACTCAGAGCAAAAATACCCTCCTATAGCCTCTATG TCTAACGACAAAGGAACGGAGGACAACCTGCCTTACCGACAGCAGGTGATCAGAGCTCTGGTGCAGCGCTACATTGAGTCAGCGCGCAGGGAGTTTGAGGAGACCAAGAGGAAAG ATATCGGTAACCGAATCACAGAGCTGAACAAGGCGGTCTCCAGGATGCATCTAGAAATGAAAGCTATCCAGCAGCTTCTGATGACCGACGGACACGCTGCAAACAACGCGCTGACCACGGACRGTTCTTCTGTGCTGGGGAAATACATCAACGGTGCCAAGAATAACTTCAGAGGTTTTAACAGCAGGCAAGATGACAAAAGCACATCGCTTAAAGTGACAGTTCACCAGAAAGAGGAAGGGGCCGATGACAGGAAGGCCGATTCGGAGGCGCGGCAGGACACAGCTGCACAATTGGATCAGGTGGATgaaagtgaagaagaagaattgGATAAGGCGGCAGACTGCGAGGTGGTGAAAATGGAAGAGGGACGAGCGAAAACAGAGCTGGGGGATTGGAAAGAAACTGAACATGCAGAGCTTGTAGAAGTAAACAAAGATGATAATGGAGTGAAAGAGGACTTCTCAGAAGGGACRGGTTTTATTAGAGTAGAAGAAAMKGTGAAAGTCGAGAGCATACAGGGCAAGGAGGATAAAAGGGAAGGAGAGATTGACCCCCARGTGACAGAAAATCTCAYAGAGGTCAGACCTGAACACACAGAGAGCAGCAAAARCAGTTTTGAAACAACAGATGCgaagaaaatgataaacaagTTCAATAACATggagctgaaagaaaaaccagACGAGGCAGGATGGATGAAGGGAAAGAAATACGAGGGTAATGTTGTGGAAAGATCTCGCGTAACCAAGGGGGACGAGAAAACCGGAAACAAGAAASCGATTCAGTCTCCAACAGGGAGCAGCGGCTCCAACGACACCGGCTTTGGTTCACAGGAAGGGGAAGGATCGATTGACGGCACACCAGTAAAACCATGA
- the rnf121 gene encoding E3 ubiquitin ligase RNF121: MAGVFEVEVDGVEHDHGLDNHNQPNQFDVSKLSPEEKWRVEHAKMHAKHKGHEAMHAEMVLILIVTLVVAQLVLVQWKQRHPKSYNLVTLFQMWVVPLYFTTKLHWWRFLSTWFIFSVITAYISFRATRKPLACTTPRLVYKWFLLLYKISYAIGIFGYSVVMFTLFGINLIFRIKPEDAMDFGVSLLFYGLYYGVLGRDFAEMCADFMASTVGYYSASGMPTKHLSDNICAVCGQPILVDVSEEGIIENTYRLSCNHVFHEFCIRGWCIVGKKQMCPYCKEKVDLKRMFSNPWERPHVMYGQLLDWLRYLVAWQPVIIGFVQGINYVLGLE, encoded by the exons ATGGCTGGCGTGTTTGAGGTGGAGGTTGACGGTGTGGAGCACGACCACGGGCTGGACAATCATAACCAACCGAACCAG tttgatgTGTCCAAGCTTTCACCAGAAGAGAAATGGAG AGTGGAGCATGCAAAAATGCATGCCAAACACAAAGGTCATGAAGCCATGCACGCAGAAATGGTGCTGATCCTCATCGTCACCCTGGTCGTCGCCCAGCTGGTACTGGTGCAGTGGAAACAGAGACACCCAAAGTCGTACAAC CTGGTGACACTGTTTCAGATGTGGGTAGTTCCGCTCTACTTCACTACCAAACTCCACTGGTGGAGGTTTCTGTCCACGTGGTTCATCTTCTCCGTCATCACAGCGTACATCTCCTTCCGTGCCACTCGCAAACCACTGGCCTGCACCACACCGAG GTTGGTGTATAAGTGGTTCCTCCTCCTGTACAAGATCAGCTATGCCATAGGAATATTTGGCTACAGCGTTGTCATGTTTACACTTTTTGGTATAAACCTTATATTCAG GATAAAACCAGAGGATGCTATGGACTTTGGCGTTTCGCTGCTGTTCTATGGGCTGTACTACGGGGTCCTTGGTAGAGACTTTGCCGAGATGTGTGCAGACTTCATGGCTTCAACTGTTGGC TATTACAGTGCATCGGGGATGCCGACCAAGCACCTCTCGGACAACATCTGCGCCGTGTGCGGTCAGCCCATTCTCGTAGACGTCAGTGAGGAAGGAATAATCGAGAACACCTACAGATTATCCTGCAATCACGT CTTCCATGAGTTCTGCATAAGAGGCTGGTGCATCGTGGGGAAGAAGCAGATGTGTCCGTACTGCAAAGAGAAGGTGGATCTGAAGAGGATGTTCAGCAATCC CTGGGAGAGGCCACATGTCATGTATGGACAACTTTTAGACTGGCTTCGATACCTGGTAGCCTGGCAACCCGTCATCATCGGGTTTGTCCAAGGTATCAACTACGTCCTGGGTCTGGAGTGA
- the LOC103475859 gene encoding ribonucleoside-diphosphate reductase large subunit-like, which translates to MHVIKRDGREEAVSFDKITSRIQKLCYGLNSDFVDPTQITMKVIQGLYSGVTTVELDTLAAETAATLTTKHPDYAILAARIAVSNLHRETKKVFSDVMEDLYNYVNPFNKRHSPMISKETLDIVLENKDLLNSAIISDRDFSYNFFGFKTLERSYLLKINGKVAERPQHMLMRVAVGIHKGDIDAAVETYNLLSEKWFTHASPTLFNAGTTRPQLSSCFLLAMSDDSINGIYDTLKQCALISKSAGGIGLAVSCIRATGSYIAGTNGTSNGLVPMLRVYNNTARYVDQGGNKRPGAFSVYLEPWHADVFEFLELKKNTGKEEQRARDLFFALWIPDLFMKRVESNQDWSLMCPSECPGLDECWGEEFEELYTRCLGFTEAIVNPHLLKDLTERGLWNEDMKNQLIAQNGSIQDIKEIPDDLKQLYKTVWEISQKTVLKMAADRGTYIDQSQSLNIHIAEPNYGKLTSMHFYGWKLGLKTGMYYLRTKPAANPIQFTLNKEKLKESQSAKRLEEESRERNTAAMVCSLANKDECLMCGS; encoded by the exons ATGCACGTGATTAAAMGAG atggGCGGGAGGAGGCAGTTAGTTTTGACAAAATCACATCCCGCATTCAGAAACTCTGCTATGGGCTCAACAGCGACTTTGTGGATCCT ACCCAGATTACAATGAAGGTGATTCAGGGTCTGTACAGCGGGGTCACCACTGTGGAGCTGGACACTCTGGCTGCAGAGACTGCTGCCACTCTCACCACCAAACATCCCGACTATGCAATCCTGGCTGCTCGGATCGCTGTGTCCAACCTGCACCGAGAGACCAAGAAAGTTTTCAGTG ACGTGATGGAAGACCTGTACAACTATGTCAACCCCTTTAACAAACGTCACTCCCCTATGATCTCCAAGGAGACACTGGACATTGTCCTCGAAAACAAGGAC CTCCTCAACTCAGCCATCATTTCCGACAGAGACTTTTCTTACAACTTCTTTGGTTTTAAG ACTCTTGAGCGATCGTATTTGCTGAAGATCAACGGCAAAG TTGCTGAGAGACCCCAGCACATGCTGATGAGGGTGGCAGTCGGGATTCACAAAGGAGACATTGATGCAGCTGTTGAAACATACAACCTGCTTTCAGAGAAGTGGTTCACTCACGCCTCTCCTACCCTGTTCAACGCCGGCACCACCAGGCCTCAGCTGTCCAG TTGTTTCCTGCTAGCTATGAGTGACGACAGCATCAACGGTATTTACGACACACTGAAGCAGTGCGCGCTCATTTCCAAATCGGCAGGAGGCATCGGCCTGGCGGTCAGCTGTATCAGAGCAACAGGCAGCTACATTGCTGGG ACTAACGGCACTTCTAACGGGCTGGTTCCCATGCTGCGAGTGTACAACAACACAGCACGTTATGTGGACCAGGGCGGCAACAAG AGACCAGGGGCCTTCTCTGTGTACCTGGAGCCGTGGCATGCTGACGTGTTTGAGTTTTTGGAGCTGAAGAAGAACACGGGTAAAGAAGAGCAGAGAGCTAGAGACCTGTTCTTTGCCTTGTGGATTCCAGACCTCTTTATGAAGCGAGTGGAAAGCAATCAG GACTGGTCTCTGATGTGTCCAAGCGAATGTCCTGGGTTGGATGAGTGCTGGGGAGAGGAGTTTGAGGAGCTCTACACTCG TTGTCTGGGTTTCACAGAGGCA ATTGTGAATCCCCACCTGCTGAAGGACCTCACTGAACGAGGACTGTGGAATGAGGATATGAAGAACCAGCTGATTGCTCAGAACGGCTCCATCCag GACATCAAAGAGATCCCAGATGATCTGAAGCAGCTCTATAAAACAGTTTGGGAAATCTCCCAGAAAACCGTCCTCAAGATGGCAGCAGATCGTGGCACCTACATCGATCAGAGTCAGTCTCTGAACATTCACATCGCTGAGCCAAACTACGGCAAACTCACCAGCATGCACTTTTACGGATGGAAGTTG GGCCTGAAAACCGGCATGTACTACCTCCGAACGAAGCCCGCTGCCAACCCGATTCAGTTCACATTGAACAAGGAGAAACTGAAGGAGAGCCAGTCAGCAAAGAGGCTGGAGGAAGAATCTAGAGAGCGCAACACAGCGGCCATGGTCTGCTCCTTAGCCAACAAGGATGAATGCCTGATGTGTGGCTCCTAA